The genomic segment CAGGAATGAGTTCTTGCAGAGCGTTCATCTTCTCGTTGATCTTTTCTCTCCGTttctgttaaaaacaaaaacaagtttcaatGGAGAGATGAAACAGAGAGTCCATTTTTGGAAACCATAAAGGAAAATATAAGAACCCTTTCGGCGAGGTTATGCATTTCTGCAGCTCGTGACCTCTTCCTAGATTTTGAAACACGAGCTTCTTCAGTTCCCTGTACGCCACGAAACATGCATGGAAAGGTTAAGTCTTACATGGGCGCGCAGGTTAAACCTATCGGAGCTGTGACACACCTGAAATCCGGCAACGGTTTCCTCTCTCTCCTTTCGCTTCCTGTCTTCGGCAATTCCCATCTCAGTCGCTGGTTGTACCTGAATCGGCTCTGTTTCGGCCTTGCATACTCCTGACGTTGGTGTTCTGGCCGTCTCAATCGCCACAGCCTTTCCGTTTCGATCAAGACCGGGAACTGCAAAAGTATGCGACACTCGACTACCCGTGCCCTCCGTCGCTGGTAGTACACATGATTCAATTGCAGAAGACGACGGGGTCGCGCTCGAGCCCACCTCCATGGATGGTCCAGCTTCAACTCGACCGCCGGTAAACATGTTCCCTCTTAGCCTTGAGAAGTTCGTAGAAACTTGACCGGTGGGTCTATTTTCCGTCAGAATGTACTGAGCACTAGGTGCTGGTTGTGCCAGAGAGGCCAAAGTTTGCGGGAGAGTAACCGAGGATGACGTGGTTGCGCTCGAACCAACCTGCACCGGGATCGATTGTCCAACTTCCACTCTACCGCTGGTATATATGTTCCTTCTTAGCCACGAGAAGTTCATAAGATTCTCCACCCTTGTCACGGGCAAATTATGACCGATGGGTCTCTCCGGCGGCAGAATGTACGGAGCACTGGGTGATGGTGCCAACGAGACAGAGCTTTGTGGATGAGTAGCGTGAGTGGAGGCGACGCCAGGGTATAAAAGTTCGGAGCAGAAATAATCTTGGTGGTAAGAATGGTAAAGCCAAGACGCCATTTCATCTTCTTGAATGAAGAGATTCTGATGATGCATGTAAGGCTGAGGTTCAGGCTGCGGAAGCTGAAGAGAAacattttcttctcctccaccaccaccaccgcttCCACTGCCACGGAGAATGGTAGGAGGACAAggccgaggaggaggaggaggaggaggaggaggaggaggaggaggaggaggaggaggaggaggaggaggaggaggaggaggaggaggaggaggaggaggaggaggaggaggaggaggaggaggaggaggaggaggaggaggaggaggaggaggaggaggaggaggaggaggaggaggaggaggaggaggaggaggaggaggaggaggaggaggaggaggaggaggaggaggaggaggaggaggaggaggaggaggaggaggaggaggaggaggaggaggaggaggaggaggaggaggaggaggaggaggaggaggaggaggaggaggaggaggaggaggaggaggaggaggaggaggaggaggaggaggaggaggaggaggaggaggaggaggaggaggaggaggaggaggaggaggaggaggaggaggagaagagggTCTTTGTGTATGGCTTCTTTGAACTACTTGACCACTCTTCCATAAGAGCTCCACTAAATCATCTTCACCCCTAAATCTCAAACAAACCTTAAATTTAGacacatcaaacaacaacaacaacaacaacaacaaaaaaacttgcAAAAGTCAAAAGGAATCTTACATGATGGATTGGATTTGTCTGATCAAGCAGAGGAGGAAAAAGTAGAATCAGAAGAATGTGAGAAGATATCATCATCCTCGTTGGTTTTTGAAGTAGGGAACAACaactatttatataaattaagacaaccaaaaaaataataataataataaatttttagacAAACCCAAAAACACATTTTGCGATTTGTATACCATTTATCagaaatatctatatttttatatgtgaaTTGTTCAAAAGGAAGAGAATTTTGTCTCGTTTAACCAGAAAGCTCCAAAAAACCACTTAGTGAACAGtgtttatataaaatgtttttttgggtcAGATACGttgagtttctttctttcccCTTCTACTGATCAAATCATCATCCTTGTCATTCCCAAATTTTATGCTTTAGAATGTCTATTTTAGGAACTGCGGATAAGGTCTCTATCTCATTTCCGGATATGTGTCTCTATGTATACAATACACTGAATGAACGTTTTTAGCATTCACAATGACGTCGTCACTCTTCGCATCGACTCTTTTATTTCTCCACTTTGGTTTCTTGTTCATTATGGAATGAGCTAGTACTagtatatatcttatataatatgagaaggtttttcctAACTCTTACTCATATTGCAACATTTGACATTCTTTTTTAGTGACATCTgtcatcttttatttcaaatttttttcaacaaatttatatcattttcaatttcaaataatCATACTTCTCTTATCCAGTTGGTacaattgacatatatttttaaatccacttttatatcttaagttcttttgttaaacaaaatcagattgttttataataaaatctcatattatatatttgatacaaAATCTAATATTCTTTAACATTTACTAATAAATTAACTGATATTTGATACATCTGTTTTACACATTATCTTACATtcgatttaatttttctttcatccttttaagtgaaaaaatacacactattttataataaaagaaaatatcataataaaaatcatatcttggatgagaaatgaaatagtttaaatacatgattatgattatgcctttatgtaattttataaactttaattattacactttttaaaatcatatattttttccttttgttaatTGAGTAGGCAATAAAGTTAGTCAGTTCCACTAAATtcctattaaattatgataaattacataataatgtataaattaCACAATAATAGCTTTTCCTTTAATATCAATGCACATATCAACATAAAATCGATCTGTCAAGAGTATTTCAGAATTGTTGTCATgttcaaaatcatatatatatatatatatatataaaagaagattttgatatatgttgacttttcttgattttctatctatttattttattacacaATTGTAAGTGACATATTTAAAacagtattaattaaatcattaagtttgattatttcttatatggaaaatatattgaaattttatatttaatatcatgtagtgggttacaaatttctttcaccaTGCATTAAAGAGAGATgcgtttttataatttcaataacCACGCATTGAACTGTATTTAAtctaatgaaaatatttatgttacaaAAGTTATGACACCAAATTCCATAATTCCCAAATTTGTAActgtcaataaaatattttgaacctaAGAATAACATCTATCTAACATTCAAATAGTGTACGTATATATAGCCATATGTAGACATTTACTTAAATACTTGGACTCAAATTTACTCTCAAATTATAGACCTGCTCTAACGTATCATCATCGCTGCAAGAGGAAAACAGATCGTCAAGTTTCTTGATATGATGGTACTCTTCTCCAATCCTCGATGATCAAACAGAGGTTTGATGTCTAGCAAGGGGtccttataattaatcaaaatatatttactctttTTCTCCATAATCAAGATATATTTCATGTGTTCTGTGTTTCACATATACGAAAAAGAGTGAAAAACATGGCCAAGTCTTTTTCAACTTTTACAGTTACGTAGAcgcattttatttttggtagaataCTTACATAGATGCATTGACAAGgtacattttgtaaaataattttgtcctattaaacaatatgtttttcTCACTAAAATCTACTCCATCCATTCCTTATTAATCCATTTTCTAGAGAACAAAAATGTTgcacaaaaaacaaattttaggt from the Camelina sativa cultivar DH55 chromosome 12, Cs, whole genome shotgun sequence genome contains:
- the LOC104733248 gene encoding transcription factor bHLH119-like, with amino-acid sequence MHHQNLFIQEDEMASWLYHSYHQDYFCSELLYPGVASTHATHPQSSVSLAPSPSAPYILPPERPIGHNLPVTRVENLMNFSWLRRNIYTSGRVEVGQSIPVQVGSSATTSSSVTLPQTLASLAQPAPSAQYILTENRPTGQVSTNFSRLRGNMFTGGRVEAGPSMEVGSSATPSSSAIESCVLPATEGTGSRVSHTFAVPGLDRNGKAVAIETARTPTSGVCKAETEPIQVQPATEMGIAEDRKRKEREETVAGFQGTEEARVSKSRKRSRAAEMHNLAERKRREKINEKMNALQELIPGSRKSDRASMLEDVIQFVKKLNSQVQMISTVQSTMPPMMNAGNMQQFMPQMGMGMMGMNQPPFMPSPKPPHIADPPYPAPHHPFPNIQTSVPSTVHLPTPQPNVVPNQPQFPAYMNPYSQFLGSHQMQQLPPPPSQSQTTSQPSVSQASTNKELEDQGNQPTG